A region of Larus michahellis chromosome 15, bLarMic1.1, whole genome shotgun sequence DNA encodes the following proteins:
- the SETX gene encoding putative helicase senataxin isoform X5, translating to MYEDMQTLANVLQSDLGRDMRVHHSTFLWFIPFVQSLMDLKDLGVAYIVEVIHYLCSEIKDILNERIQQCDRISEFFLLILVSIIELHRNKKCLHLLWISSQEWVEAVVRCAKLPAIAFTRCTEKASGHCGRGLSAASLQASNSVQHACVQLIRSLLREGYQIGQHSLCKQYLDKLNLLLRGNLSLGWQLNIQETQELQMCLKQVIRSIKSRAVNTSVPVGNNANSATLPTVSTKQEKSAQDDGGKMSAHGSGDLSSPFAVKKEGRDEDCQENLFPRTKSASEEECRGASKSSRSWTSTEGLCVNIKKELNDFTTQEYDCPQNSLATKVCGKVQESRNNYLVAGKFDTDNQHFNPNAQHSDFGRGGELANKCEAGSITPMRLATQSHIGSPEHVYSSDTKESNTSPSSSSKFKVDAHRLSSLKSKIQKIGWLPKVSQPAKPRDLKNCSLATSASKAEMEQPKLCTGYPCTSKDCHKHQTVCENEISVDTPSSRSCEKSVDSAFQFELAPTKQVSKETPLDRISSFKNEPGVQENKDDGILLSGISDTSLKKVSTEEKSSSLLKSVFKTDSDIQTSDWEQPNLNDLVKYDSKDQISKTFCMDKTSANGHVPPSSENQSDISHAAAPIRPLSVKCESSDRLFKFSKYFKRENNSVRKKEEDFVKMVSEDNTSTDSQVDRELSKLSLAAYAKSVNFPFDSSQESSVHHNVGDIKRKVKGAVRSSNDGQSTKSPCDADCLDNQVIIISDSSDEEVVVADKEETKKMNENVCPEKQPSTSSSVSDSNTKLESKTPPSPPVSLEDCESQYFEFETEGDVFSVWQDTQAYSMEATQEYKQDNASTSVDASNSDGLLHDHTNEWGYDVDYISEDSTEAKANLVEKQIENIPHQKEAGNTEVVTNSTLQESISKGNTEDQVENSADKGAATAKDFTLDSKLTEPRASTSNISLASKLALKKNSTSPRKNIAKSKVAGTIQRSPKKPVLKPAQNKKLPQSTSKNFQPVRSTPAVVPPRKVRQCPAPTSTVEKLGLKKAPRKAFELSQRSLESVAQLRSYGKAAGRVAQKQKIKQIAPQNLSVKHNKKFLACQDLQFLRQTRPKRSVRVKNLAGRSESRNKKVSKVDAKSTEQKPKSFQLGSVENQREKKREETDSPSANERKFEISSVEEETCLSKMPISSEWSRKSEDNGMMAPPAPMDSSLSSAALVGDDKDEPSGKGCIVQPEGEKTTSKENGSNPNENSEDDDDLFLTQLDPVDMELCSEEESVQGIAIASKKPEEMDTAESLQQNESSTIVKCKYTDCIEKVENPGEYCSKHAATSSGGDHLFAKPSLLPPSKTGKPSTTKIFSSASSSRNAAFSKDLEGFKKLSPASKSKVNAAKPVVARPSNAKAIPTGNQTCKPPSFSNVPQPSVSRNVLQPQNRQNDNASNIYSRPAREAYYSSFSGVQQRDHSIFVNAVLKWTYEMFVSSSQFGPPSSLLHSVVASVPVQFHGYNDYFNTFFPLMMLNAFETLAQEWLEKERGREKNYYFYLQNFSADLNTADFTAHFQEGDLAKQLHPKEDDLIFLVVQKKKDAFGEESEMENHIVNHVGLVTRFSRASGCLTRQREQHTVCHLSVQTRGNLSFFINKQVKCVVVGSLVTTHRTFKGLLLLSRSPLAKPIINPSYSDFCPRDFTTASESAALDVNEYNEGQKRAIETAYAMIKQHPGLPKICLIHGPPGTGKSKTIVGLLSRVLRENTRNEKATQKTNSKIKPNRFLVCAPSNAAVDELMKKIIVAFKEKCQNKQEPLGNCGDIKLVRLGAEKAINSEVRGFSLDKQVEHRMKRMPSDYDQDIQKKKAALDQKLDMLSRQRAMHRCEKRESQVLDDEIARLSKERQQLASQLKEVRGHSQKVQTAIILESDIICCTLSTSGGSLLESAFWRQGLDPFSCVIVDEAGQSCEVETLIPLIHRCNKLVLVGDPKQLPPTVKSIKAQEYGYDQSLMARLHRHLEEQVQKNVLRSLPVVQLTLQYRMHPDICLFPSNYIYGRTLKTDKATEENRCSSEWPFQPYLIFDVGDGREERDNDSFSNPQEVKLVMELIRTIKEKRKDLGLRRIGIITPYSAQKKKIQDQLDRVFKNNSPGEVDTVDAFQGREKDCIIVTCVRANNTKGSIGFLASLQRLNVTITRARYSLFILGRLKTLMDNKDWNGLIQDAQKRGAIIKTSEKSYRNDALKILKLKPTVPLPANAGTKKPPLLQACSSSSKMDELANPREASSPRDVPADAGHAVPQGSRRPQQPPGAQAADSRRGSAPAPVEAPALPANREKPRDPRLASMASRTETKGKEQASKDSSRTAQSSPGSTSQQGLHVSSSARDRISRTETSKQPHQTMGQRDMPSTSPYAARHEGDRRASVLKSGSKAYSEGGQSNSSKWDKDYRVLTRRTSEESLENRDSNGAKRRKTFH from the exons ATGTATGAAGATATGCAAACACTGGCTAATGTGCTTCAGTCTGATCTTGGCAGAGATATGCGTGTCCATCATAGCACGTTTCTGTGGTTCATCCCTTTTGTTCAGTCGCTTATGGATCTCAAGGACTTGGGTGTAGCATATATAGTAGAAGTCATTCACTACCTCTGCTCGGAAATTAAAGATATTCTCAATGAAAGAATCCAGCAGTGTGACAGAATCTCTGAATTTTTTCTGCTGATCTTGGTGTCCATTATTGaactacacagaaataaaaagtgcCTGCATTTGCTATGGATTAGCTCCCAAGAATGGGTGGAAGCAGTGGTGAGATGTGCTAAGCTCCCAGCTATAGCATTTACACGGTGCACTGAAAAAGCGTCTGGACACTGTGGGAGAGGTTTATCAGCAGCATCTTTACAAGCTTCTAACTCTGTGCAGCATGCCTGTGTGCAGCTGATACGCAGCCTTCTTAGAGAAGGCTATCAAATTGGGCAGCATTCTCTTTGCAAGCAATACCTAGACAAACTCAATCTTCTTCTGCGAGGAAATCTATCTTTAGGTTGGCAGCTGAACATCCAGGAAACCCAGGAATTACAAATGTGTTTAAAGCAAGTTATAAGAAGTATAAAGAGCAGAGCAGTGAATACCTCTGTGCCTGTAGGAAACAATGCAAACTCCGCAACTTTGCCTACCGTTTCTACAAAGCAAGAGAAGAGCGCACAAGATGATGGAGGCAAGATGAGCGCACATGGTAGTGGTGACCTTAGTTCACCATTTGCTGTCAAGAAGGAAGGCAGAGATGAAGATTGTCAAGAGAACCTTTTCCCTAGAACAAAGAGTGCCTCAGAAGAGGAATGTAGAGGTGCATCTAAAAGTTCAAGATCTTGGACATCCACAGAAGGCCTCTGCGTGAATATTAAAAAGGAACTTAATGACTTCACAACTCAGGAATACGACTGTCCACAGAACTCTTTGGCAACAAAAGTATGTGGGAAAGTTCAGGAAAGTAGGAACAATTATCTTGTGGCAGGGAAATTTGATACGGATAATCAGCACTTTAATCCAAATGCCCAGCATTCAGATTTTGGAAGAGGTGGAGAGTTGGCAAACAAATGTGAAGCAGGATCCATAACACCAATGCGTCTGGCTACTCAAAGTCATATTGGTTCTCCAGAACATGTTTACAGCTCAGATACAAAGGAAAGCAATACGTCTCCTAGTTCATCTTCAAAATTTAAAGTAGATGCACATAGACTCTCAAGTTTGAAAAGCAAGATACAGAAAATTGGATGGCTCCCAAAAGTATCGCAGCCAGCAAAGCCACGTGACTTGAAAAACTGCAGTTTAGCAACAAGTGCTTCAAAAGCAGAGATGGAGCAACCTAAGTTGTGCACTGGCTATCCATGTACGAGCAAAGATTGTCATAAACACCAGACTGTGTgtgaaaatgaaatctctgttGATACTCCGTCTTCAAGGAGTTGTGAAAAAAGCGTCGACAGTGCTTTTCAATTCGAACTGGCCCCCACTAAACAGGTGTCAAAAGAAACACCACTAGATCGCATTAGCTCCTTTAAAAATGAGCCTGGTGTGCAGGAAAATAAAGATGATGGTATTTTGCTTTCAGGGATTAGTGACACCTCACTGAAAAAAGTATCCACTGAAGAAAAATCAAGTTCATTGTTGAAGTCTGTGTTTAAGACAGACAGTGACATACAAACTTCAGACTGGGAACAGCCTAATTTAAATGACTTGGTTAAATATGACTCTAAAGATCAAATTTCAAAGACATTCTGTATGGATAAAACTTCAGCAAATGGTCATGTTCCACCTAGCTCTGAAAACCAGAGCGATATATCCCACGCTGCTGCTCCGATTAGGCCACTGTCAGTGAAGTGTGAATCAAGTGACAGGTTgttcaaattttcaaaatatttcaagagagaaaacaattcagtgaggaagaaagaggaggattTTGTGAAGATGGTTTCTGAAGATAATACTTCGACAGACTCCCAGGTTGACAGAGAACTCAGTAAATTATCTTTAGCTGCGTATGCCAAAAGTGTCAATTTTCCCTTTGATTCAAGCCAAGAAAGCTCAGTACATCATAATGTGGGTGATATTAAAAGGAAAGTGAAAGGTGCTGTAAGATCTTCCAATGATGGCCAAAGTACTAAGTCTCCCTGTGATGCAGATTGCCTTGACAATCAAGTCATTATAATTTCAgactcttctgatgaagaagTAGTTGTGGCTGacaaggaggaaacaaaaaaaatgaatgaaaatgtgtGTCCCGAAAAGCAACCTTCAACTTCCAGCAGCGTTTCTGATAGTAATACCAAATTAGAATCAAAGACGCCGCCAAGCCCTCCCGTGTCACTGGAAGACTGTGAGTCTCAGTACTTTGAATTTGAAACAGAAGGTGATGTCTTTTCTGTTTGGCAAGATACTCAAGCGTATAGTATGGAAGCAACTCAAGAGTATAAACAAGATAACGCTTCAACATCGGTTGATGCTAGTAATTCAGATGGCTTACTGCACGATCACACAAATGAGTGGGGCTATGATGTGGATTACATAAGTGAGGATAGCACGGAAGCAAAAGCAAACTTGGTAGAAAAGCAGATAGAAAATATTCCTCATCAGAAAGAAGCTGGTAATACAGAAGTAGTAACTAATTCCACATTACAAGAATCTATTAGTAAGGGAAACACAGAAGATCAAGTGGAGAATTCTGCAGACAAAGGTGCTGCTACTGCTAAAGACTTCACCCTGGACTCAAAATTGACTGAACCCAGAGCATCTACATCTAACATCTCGTTAGCTTCAAAGCTGGCACTTAAGAAAAATAGCACGAGCCCACGGAAGAATATAGCAAAATCTAAGGTAGCAGGAACTATCCAAAGAAGTCCTAAAAAACCTGTTCTAAAACCAGCACAAAATAAAAAACTACCTCAAAGTACATCAAAAAATTTTCAACCTGTCAGGTCGACGCCTGCTGTGGTTCCTCCAAGGAAGGTTAGGCAGTGTCCTGCACCAACATCAACTGTAGAAAAACTTGGTCTGAAAAAGGCACCCCGCAAAGCATTTGAATTATCCCAGCGCTCCTTAGAGAGTGTAGCTCAATTGCGCAGCTATGGTAAAGCTGCAGGGAGGGTTGCACAGAAACAGAAGATTAAGCAAATTGCTCCTCAGAATTTGTCtgtaaaacataataaaaaatttcTAGCCTGCCAAGACCTCCAGTTTTTGAGGCAGACGAGGCCCAAAAGAAGTGTCAGAGTGAAAAATCTTGCAGGACGTTCTGAGAGTAGAAACAAAAAAGTTAGCAAAGTGGATGCAAAATCTACGGAACAAAAACCTAAAAGTTTTCAACTGGGATCTGTTGaaaaccaaagagagaaaaaaagggaggagacTGACTCTCCCTCTGCCAATGAGAGAAAATTTGAAATCTCCTCTGTGGAGGAGGAGACGTGTCTCTCTAAAATGCCTATTTCTTCAGAGTGGAGCAGAAAATCAGAGGATAACGGCATGATGGCTCCTCCTGCGCCTATGGATTCAAGTCTCTCTTCTGCTGCACTTGTTGGAGATGATAAAGATGAACCTTCAGGAAAAGGTTGCATTGTCCAGCCCGAGGGTGAGAAGacaacttcaaaagaaaatgggTCTAACCCAAATGAAAACAGTGAAGATGACGACGATCTGTTTTTAACTCAGTTAGATCCTGTAGATATGGAATTATGTTCCGAGGAGGAAAGTGTTCAAGGTATTGCTATAGCTAGTAAAAAACCTGAGGAAATGGATACTGCTGAAAGCCTTCAGCAGAATGAATCCTCGACTATTGTGAAATGTAAGTACACAGACTGTATAGAAAAAGTGGAAAACCCAGGAGAGTACTGCAGTAAGCATGCAGCCACCAGCTCGGGAGGAGATCACTTGTTTGCcaagccttctctcctgccaCCTTCTAAAACAGGAAAGCCTTCCACTACCAAAATTTTCAGCTCAGCAAGTTCTTCACGGAATGCAGCCTTCAGCAAGGATCTGGAAGGTTTTAAAAAGCTATCACCAGCTTCAAAAAGCAAAGTGAATGCAGCAAAACCAGTGGTGGCCAGGCCATCAAATGCAAAGGCTATACCAACTGGAAATCAAACATGCAAGCCTCCAAGTTTCAGTAATGTACCTCAACCTTCTGTTTCTAGAAATGTCCTCCAGCCGCAAAATAGACAGAATGACAACGCTTCAAATATTTACAGCAGACCTGCCCGAGAAGCatattattcttccttttctggcGTTCAGCAGCGTGATCACAGTATCTTTGTTAATGCAGTCCTAAAGTGGACTTACGAAATGTTTGTGAGCTCCAGCCAGTTTGGACCTCCAAGCAGCCTCCTGCACTCCGTAGTAGCCTCTGTTCCTGTCCAATTTCATGGATACAATGACTATTTTAATACGTTCTTCCCCTTGATGATGCTAAATGCCTTTGAAACA CTGGCACAAGAGTGGctagaaaaggagagaggaagagagaagaattaCTACTTCTACTTACAGAACTTCAGTGCTGACTTGAATACAGCAGATTTTACAG CTCATTTTCAAGAAGGTGATTTGGCAAAGCAGCTTCATCCAAAGGAGGACGACTTAATCTTTTTGGTGgtccaaaagaaaaaagacgCCTTTGGAGAAGAAAGTGAGATGGAGAACCATATAGTGAATCACGTTGGTCTTGTGACACGATTTTCTCGTGCATCTGGCTGTTTAACTA GACAAAGGGAGCAGCATACCGTCTGTCATCTTTCTGTGCAAACTCGAGGCAACTTGTCATTCTTCATAAATAAGCAAGTGAAGTGTGTGGTGGTTGGCTCCCTGGTGACCACACACCGAACTTTCAAAGGTCTACTACTATTGAGCAGGAGTCCCCTGGCTAAACCCATCATAAATCCAAGTTACAGTGACTTCTGTCCCAGAGATTTCACCACAGCTTCAGAAAGCGCT GCATTGGATGTGAATGAATACAATGAAGGTCAAAAGAGAGCCATTGAGACAGCTTATGCCATGATAAAGCAACATCCAGGGCTTCCCAAGATCTGCCTCATCCACGGACCACCTGGAACAGGGAAATCAAAAACTATTGTTGGACTTCTGTCTCGTGTTTTGAGAGAA AACACTAGGAATGAGAAAGCAACTCAAAAAACAAATTCCAAGATCAAGCCAAACCGTTTTCTAGTTTGTGCACCATCAAATGCTGCTGTAGATGAACTCATGAAAAAGATCATCGTTGCATTTaaggaaaaatgccaaaacaaacaGGAGCCTTTGG GAAATTGTGGTGATATCAAACTAGTGCGACTTGGTGCTGAAAAGGCAATCAACAGTGAAGTCCGGGGATTTAGCCTGGATAAGCAAGTTGAACATAGAATGA AACGAATGCCATCTGACTATGACCaggatattcagaaaaaaaaagcagctctggaTCAAAAGCTGGACATGCTGTCTCGTCAGCGTGCCATGCACAGATGTGAGAAGAGGGAG AGTCAAGTGTTAGATGATGAAATTGCCAGACTTTCAAAGGAGAGACAGCAGCTTGCTTCTCAACTAAAGGAG GTTCGGGGGCACTCTCAGAAAGTACAGACGGCTATCATCTTGGAGTCCGACATCATCTGCTGCACACTGAGCACAAGCGGAGGAAGTCTGCTGGAATCTGCTTTTTGGCGGCAAGGACTTGATCCTTTCAGCTGTGTCATTGTGGATGAG GCAGGGCAGTCCTGTGAAGTTGAAACACTGATTCCACTGATCCATCGCTGTAATAAACTGGTCCTTGTTGGAGATCCCAAACAGCTTCCTCCTACTGTAAAGTCAATA AAAGCTCAGGAATACGGGTACGATCAGTCCTTGATGGCACGTCTGCACAGGCACCTGGAGGAGCAAGTGCAGAAGAATGTTTTACGAAGCCTGCCAGTTGTGCAGCTGACACTGCAGTACAGGATGCACCCTGACATCTGCCTCTTCCCATCCAATTATATTTATGGCAGGACTCTAAAGACTGACAA AGCAACAGAAGAGAACAGATGTTCTTCAGAGTGGCCGTTCCAGCCCTACCTTATTTTTGATGTAGGAGATGGTCGTGAGGAGCGAGACAATGA CTCTTTTAGTAATCCTCAGGAAGTGAAGCTGGTGATGGAATTAATTagaacaattaaagaaaaaaggaaagatctgGGTCTTCGTCGCATTGGAATAATTACCCCTTACagtgcacaaaaaaagaaaatccaagatcAACTGGACAGAGTGTTTAAGAATAACAG CCCAGGAGAAGTAGACACAGTGGATGCATTCCAGGGACGAGAGAAAGACTGCATCATAGTGACGTGTGTCCGGGCAAACAACACTAAAGGGTCAATTGG GTTTCTGGCGAGTCTTCAGCGTCTGAACGTTACAATTACCCGAGCCAGATACAGCCTCTTCATCCTTGGAAGACTGAAAACGCTCATG gacaataAGGACTGGAATGGGTTGATTCAGGATGCTCAGAAAAGAGGTGCCATTATCAAGACATCAGAAAAAAGCTACAGGAACGATGCTCTTAAGATCTTGAAGCTTAAGCCAACAGTACCGCTCCCAGCCAACGCAGGGACAAAGAAACCTCCACTCTTGCAGGCTTGTTCTTCCAGCAGCAAGATGGATGAGCTTGCAAATCCAAGGGAGGCCAGCAGCCCGCGGGATGTCCCTGCTGACGCTGGCCATGCAGTGCCCCAAGGAAGCAGAaggccccagcagcccccaggggctCAGGCTGCAGACTCCAGGAGAGGCAGTGCCCCTGCACCCGTGGAGGCACCGGCGCTTCCTGCCAATCGAGAGAAACCACGGGACCCAAGACTGGCAAGTATGGCTAGTAGAACTGAAACAAAAGGGAAGGAGCAGGCCTCAAAAGACAGCAGTCGGACAGCCCAGAGCAGTCCAGGATCAACGTCGCAGCAAGGCCTCCACGTGTCCTCATCTGCCAGGGATCGGATTTCCAGAACAGAAACTTCTAAGCAGCCCCACCAAACAATGGGACAACGTGACATGCCTTCCACGTCACCTTACGCAGCTCGGCACGAGGGTGACCGGAGAGCTTCTGTATTGAAAAGCGGTTCAAAAGCCTACAGCGAAGGAGGTCAAAGCAATAGCAGTAAGTGGGACAAAGACTACCGTGTTTTAACAAGGAGAACATCAGAGGAATCGCTAGAGAACAGAGACTCAAACGGTGCCAAGCGAAGAAAGACCTTTCACTGA